Within Vicia villosa cultivar HV-30 ecotype Madison, WI linkage group LG1, Vvil1.0, whole genome shotgun sequence, the genomic segment tCTAATTAGAATGATGGGTTAGGTAGAATGCTTTatgattatttttgtttatttgaaattgttttaactTAACTTCTTCAAAACAATTTATCTTAAGCTAGAgcttaaattaaaaatctttaactACTTAGTTAGTTTTACATTTTGCAAGGGGATATTTTTCTGCCAATTCCTGCATTGAGAAAAATAACGGTTATAACAGTGGTAATAAATAACTAAGTGCTTTCTAGAAATCTTCTATTTGTTGGGTACTCAATCTCAAAAGATATTAAAACAAGTTTTGCACTTTCTCTAATGTAATGATTTTGTGTTTCTTTatagaaaaatttattatttcattAAACCCAAAGAATTTGACTTCAAACTCAACTTcttattttttaaggggatttctTGTTCATTTTATTTAGCTTGTAAAATGTACAACAAAATATAATCAGAGCAAAAGTttcaaatgatacatttttacTAACTAAAAAACTACAATTTGAGAGTTTTGATATAAAAGTCATAACAATGATGAGTTGAATCAGTATTTTATCAGGATTCAAGTATATTGGAACAAATTGATGCAAAAAAAAGTGATGAAAAAATAAtggaataaaattatattatacttatagtatataaaatatgtttttacTTACTCCAAATTGTGTATCTATAAGTTCATTCTAATATAACTATAAGGATTCACCATCAATTATTCATGTTTCAAGATTTAACTTGCACTGGTACTCtttatttgaaaatttcaaatacTATAAGGAACCTGTACAAATAATGGTTTGGACTCTTCTAACTCTTTTAAGTCTACTaagtttatttatgttttaaaaaGTAACTTGGACACTTAGAAGGCATCAATATGCTCCCATCAATATCAAAAACTGGAAAAAAATGCCTGAAGAATATGTGAATGATATGCTAAAAGTAGTAGAGGTATTTGCTATTATTATAGATTGAAATTAATTTTGTGTAGGCAGTGGAAGTAGTAGAGTTATATATTATGATTATACATTTaatataacttatatttttttacttAACATCTCATTGTGTAGAGCAAATTTGAGTTTGTTCCTCCAATAAATGAACTAACACGAGAAATGATAAAATCTGAGTTGAATGAGAAGTGGAGGCAGTGGAAGGGTGATCTAAAGGCAATGGCATATGATCCGAGTAAAACAGAAGAAGAAGTTGCATCAACAATACCTGATAGTAGGGTTGACAAAGATCAATATCGTGAGTTGGTTCATTATTGGTTCTCCGATGATGGACAAGTAAGTTATCCATATTATAAGAcattaaaatgtttattattttgactatatataatatattttatataaattgcAGAAAATAAGTAAAATTAATAAGCAAAATCGTGCCAAGTTTGAAGATGTCCATTGCATGGGTACAAAAAGTCTCCCAAAATTTATTGATGAAAaggtttgtttatttttgttgtaCATTTCATGGGGTGAACTGTaattagaaaaaataacataTACCTGGTATGTGTGGTTTTAGatgaaaaagagcaaaggagtGTTACCTAATCGTCAAGAGATTTATGTCGAAACTCGAACTCGTAAAGATGGATCAATTGTCAATGAAAAAGCTGCAAAATTGATTGTAAGTTTTGCTTCTTTGAAATTGACTTAGCATGATTGAAACTTAGATTTGCTGAttgaaaattagttttgtttCTATAAAACTTAGTTAGCATGATTAATATTGAGTTTTGCTTCTCTGAAATTGAAAAGGCTACCAAGTTAGCATGATAGGAATTGTAAATGTCTGATTCTTTGAAGAATCTCTGtcacttgaaaatgaaagaaattatgtAAAGAAtgatatttatattttgtataaagACTTTCCATTCTGCATAATGTATTGATGCTGTAAGTTAACATAAATACAGCACTAGTGTTCTTAAGTTTCATAGTAAAATATTGTGTGTGTGCGCGTGCTCGCGGGAAAATTAACAAGATGGCTGGTATAAAAAAATAGGACAAAAGTAAGCATATGTGTGATTGGTGGCACATGTTCTTTTGGCATTTATTCTCATATCGAATAGTTTCTTTAAAAGGGTTATGCTATGATGTTAATCCTATTGTTAGAGGTCTATATAATTGATTACCATTGAACAAAAACCATTACCTTCCACTTTTTACTATTATAACAATTCTTTCTTTCAAACATATTGATTACTATTGAATGAAAAATCGTCACCTACTAACCTTACTGTATTATAGAAAGTGGCTGCTATTTGTTTTCTATTTATCTTATAATGACCTCTGATAGTCAATTACTAGTACATCTGATGTATAAATTATACTTGGTTATGTTTATGGTCcgattattttataattttggcaTAATTTTCGTCATTGAAAATACAATAATATTGTAAGTCCATTGAGTAGCAATCAACATGACACAAAATTTTCACATTTCAGGAAGATCTAAACAAGTATAATAATGAGGTTGGGCCATCTCAATCAACCCAAAATATGCAAGGTTCTATGCCTTGGAAGGATGATACATTTTCTAAAGTACAAGGAGCTGCAAAGAAGGGACGTGTGCGGTGTATGGGCAAGTTTCCTAAATCTAAAAAATCAAAGGTTTATGTGTCTGAAAATGAAGAGTTACGTGATAGAGTTAAGCATATGGAGGGTTTGTTAGCAAATGTCATTAccttaattcaaaataaattttctgGACAAGATGTGAATGACATCATACAAGCAGCTAGCCAGTTTCCTGATGCTTCTAGTGCTCATAACCATTTGAACTCTCCAAGTCAAGACAATAATGAAGATCATGAAAATGGTATAAAGTATTTCTCACTAGAGTTATTAGTATTTTTAGGAGTCATTCTATCTATGTTGAATTGTTTTGTtattcatcttttctttttaatttcttgtAGGTGAGGATTAAAAGTTATAATGGGAGACTTGATAAacacttgaagatgaaagtcAAAGGCTATGAAGTGGACacaattttttgtttgtttcgaACTTGTATGCTTATTTTATGACTATAGAATTATCTTTTTTGTTATTAGTATAATTCTCTAGTACTTTAAATTGACAAGATacaactattattaatattaagttTGTAAGACTTTGAGttaattttttctctctctatatatataatgtttgacacttttattaaaatttatttcttaaatgtatttatttaattatttattctctAATTTCATTAgtataatgaataaaaaaaattgacattgAAGTATGTTAATGGGGATTAAATGTgggtataagaaaaattctaaaatgaaaaaaaaatcactATCAAGTCACTGATCTTTAGAATGTGGGATGGAAAATAAGCTTTTCAGTTAGGTATATACACACAGCAAAAGTCATAGGTATAAGTAAATATTTATACCATCGGTATAAAATCCGTAACTATATCCTATGTAACGGAAGATTTCCGTAACTATAGCCTATGGTGACAGAAAATATCCGTAGGTACAGCTAATTAAATGTCACGAAAAAAAGTTCCGTAGGTAAAAGTATTTCGAGCTATACCTACGGGTAATAGACATATACCTACGCTTTTTGGCCGTCACAAAAAGTCAAATTTCTTGTAGTGatactttttaatttaaaaaaaaatacataaaagcaaaacaattttttatttcagTTCAAGAAAGTGTTGTATTTATTATTCACCTCATAATAAACAAAATAGTTATAAAAGCAAATATACAATTACAATTACAATGAGAAAATAGAGGtgcaactatatatatatatatatatatatatatatatatatatatatatatatatatatatatagggcatatcatatgagaatgacatatttatatgagaatgtgagaatgaatctgaaccattggattttaaaataaatggtggagattataagtgaatcttttttttctctctcatgcatcttgaaataaatgaagtaggttTAAGGTGATATTTGTGTAAATAGTAATTTTGTTGATGTTTTATTAGTTTTGTGCTGTTGATGTTAACTTCGTATTCTATTTAGTGGTTGGATATGAATGTTGAGAATTTGTATGGATATATGGAAGCATGACTAGTGAAGATTAGTATCATAGAATTTTAATGGTAGGTACATGCTTTCTAATGTTAGATCTTAGTTCTTATAAATGGTCGTAGTAAGTTTAAGATGAGATTTGTGTGACTCATAACTTTGTTGTTACTTTATTCggttttcttataaaaaatatttattttatttgaaaattttatgtgAAAATATATCTGCAGGTAAGTAATTTTcgttgttaattaatttaataactaataaaacataatttccCGTGGAATTGAAATTTTCAGAAATTTTTGCGAAAAACCAtgtgaaatttgaaaaatattatccAAGCATTCCAACAAATTTTACTagccacaaaaatattttaatatcatGCATAAGGTTTCTTTTACGTAATTAACGTCTTGTTTTAAACCTGATAATATGTTGGGCGGTGCTGTTCTTTTTAAAGGCCAAAGCTAAAATCTTTAATTAAATAAAGGTATAAGTGATGTCATAAGAAATTACAATTACAAGTCATCCTATAACAGCTTCAAAGCATTTTACAAAATAAGACCAACCCCATCTCTACTACTTTGGATGCATGATACAACTCCTAGCCAAATCCCCTGTTGGGCGGTACTGTATTTATTCATCAACAATTATTGTATGTGCTTTCTgccaataaaagagaaacaaacaacaCCACCTTTGCATTGATCTATGTCTCAGAAAGTATTCTTGTTGGATTatacatattaattaattatttagcaCATACTCAACTATAATTAATTGAAATGATTAAAATTGTTGTTTCCTTTTGAAATCTAGTATGTTGAAG encodes:
- the LOC131618975 gene encoding uncharacterized protein LOC131618975 isoform X1, whose protein sequence is MPEEYVNDMLKVVELNEKWRQWKGDLKAMAYDPSKTEEEVASTIPDSRVDKDQYRELVHYWFSDDGQKISKINKQNRAKFEDVHCMGTKSLPKFIDEKMKKSKGVLPNRQEIYVETRTRKDGSIVNEKAAKLIEDLNKYNNEVGPSQSTQNMQGSMPWKDDTFSKVQGAAKKGRVRCMGKFPKSKKSKVYVSENEELRDRVKHMEGLLANVITLIQNKFSGQDVNDIIQAASQFPDASSAHNHLNSPSQDNNEDHENGED
- the LOC131618975 gene encoding uncharacterized protein LOC131618975 isoform X2 → MPEEYVNDMLKVVEWRQWKGDLKAMAYDPSKTEEEVASTIPDSRVDKDQYRELVHYWFSDDGQKISKINKQNRAKFEDVHCMGTKSLPKFIDEKMKKSKGVLPNRQEIYVETRTRKDGSIVNEKAAKLIEDLNKYNNEVGPSQSTQNMQGSMPWKDDTFSKVQGAAKKGRVRCMGKFPKSKKSKVYVSENEELRDRVKHMEGLLANVITLIQNKFSGQDVNDIIQAASQFPDASSAHNHLNSPSQDNNEDHENGED
- the LOC131618975 gene encoding uncharacterized protein LOC131618975 isoform X3 codes for the protein MIKSELNEKWRQWKGDLKAMAYDPSKTEEEVASTIPDSRVDKDQYRELVHYWFSDDGQKISKINKQNRAKFEDVHCMGTKSLPKFIDEKMKKSKGVLPNRQEIYVETRTRKDGSIVNEKAAKLIEDLNKYNNEVGPSQSTQNMQGSMPWKDDTFSKVQGAAKKGRVRCMGKFPKSKKSKVYVSENEELRDRVKHMEGLLANVITLIQNKFSGQDVNDIIQAASQFPDASSAHNHLNSPSQDNNEDHENGED